Proteins from a single region of Nitrososphaerota archaeon:
- a CDS encoding amidohydrolase — MSIDVHVHPWTREFMKKNGPIMKACNFFKLDLASLPKSAVELIDEMDEAGVSKAVILGQDTHATKNPAFRHYSIRNEEVASLAAKSGDRLIPFAGVDPNAGRDAVRELKRSVRELGMRGLKVHSSANSVYLNDRKLMFPIYEYCQEAGLPVLVHTGTTGLGDTEIRYSKTELVDEVCSAFPDLKVVMAHFGWPWPNVAMAIALRHPNVFIDVSGWKPRYIPPEIFPYLNGILRDRFLFGTDYPMLRHKEWMEDFRTTLEKRLKPGVAQKLLSGNAKRLFAR, encoded by the coding sequence TTGTCTATCGACGTCCACGTCCACCCATGGACGCGCGAGTTCATGAAGAAGAACGGCCCTATAATGAAGGCCTGCAACTTCTTCAAGCTGGACCTCGCCAGCCTGCCGAAGTCGGCCGTAGAGCTCATCGACGAGATGGACGAGGCAGGTGTTTCAAAGGCGGTCATCCTCGGACAGGACACCCATGCGACGAAGAACCCGGCGTTCAGGCACTACAGCATCAGGAACGAGGAGGTGGCCTCGCTGGCGGCGAAGTCAGGTGACAGGCTCATCCCGTTCGCGGGAGTCGACCCAAACGCGGGAAGGGATGCCGTCAGGGAGCTCAAACGGTCGGTCAGGGAGCTCGGGATGCGCGGGCTGAAAGTGCACAGCAGCGCCAACTCCGTCTACCTCAACGACAGGAAACTGATGTTCCCGATCTACGAGTACTGCCAGGAAGCGGGACTGCCGGTCCTTGTGCACACGGGGACCACGGGGCTGGGAGACACGGAGATCAGATACAGCAAGACCGAGCTGGTCGACGAGGTCTGCTCCGCGTTCCCTGACCTCAAGGTCGTGATGGCCCACTTCGGTTGGCCCTGGCCCAACGTCGCCATGGCCATCGCCCTGAGGCACCCCAACGTTTTCATCGACGTTTCCGGGTGGAAACCCAGGTACATCCCGCCGGAGATATTCCCATACCTTAACGGCATCCTCCGGGACCGTTTCCTCTTCGGGACCGACTACCCGATGCTGAGGCACAAGGAGTGGATGGAGGACTTCAGGACCACCCTGGAGAAGAGGCTGAAACCGGGGGTCGCCCAGAAACTTCTCTCGGGGAACGCGAAGAGGCTCTTCGCCCGCTAG
- a CDS encoding DUF2203 domain-containing protein, with protein MKPKVKELVERKRLVAKLHGEIEKYDVIGFRPMEVAEKAAQLDALVEDMTRKIAELEDLGVEVKDLDYGLVDFPAERYGEGVLLCWKYGEREVSYWHTPHEGFPGRKPLKLQLIQP; from the coding sequence ATAAAGCCGAAGGTGAAGGAGCTGGTCGAGCGAAAGAGGCTGGTGGCAAAGCTGCACGGCGAGATCGAGAAGTACGACGTGATCGGGTTCAGGCCGATGGAGGTGGCTGAGAAGGCAGCGCAGCTCGACGCGCTGGTCGAAGACATGACGAGGAAGATTGCTGAGCTGGAGGATCTCGGTGTGGAGGTGAAGGACCTCGACTACGGGCTGGTCGATTTTCCAGCCGAAAGGTACGGAGAAGGCGTCCTGCTGTGCTGGAAGTACGGAGAGCGTGAGGTCTCGTACTGGCACACCCCCCATGAAGGATTTCCGGGGCGCAAGCCGCTGAAACTACAGCTCATCCAGCCCTAG
- a CDS encoding cob(I)yrinic acid a,c-diamide adenosyltransferase — protein MYTRTGDRGETSLFGSRRVRKDDPRVEAYGTVDELNSMLGVVAAGSRDPSLRRTMKEIQDLLFVAGGDAATELDSSRAVPRITHADTVRLEDLTDGLAKKLPRLASFVLPGGTPTGAMLHLARSVCRRAERRMVAASAVEKMNPELVPFFNRLSSFLFNASRWENRKSGKKEETWKPRPG, from the coding sequence TTGTACACGCGGACAGGGGACAGGGGGGAGACGTCACTCTTCGGTTCGCGGCGGGTCCGCAAGGACGACCCCCGGGTCGAAGCCTACGGCACCGTCGACGAGCTGAACTCCATGCTCGGGGTCGTGGCCGCAGGCTCCAGGGACCCGTCACTGAGGCGGACCATGAAAGAGATCCAAGACCTCCTCTTCGTCGCAGGAGGGGACGCGGCGACGGAGCTCGACTCCTCCAGGGCGGTCCCGAGGATCACCCATGCAGACACCGTGAGGTTGGAGGACCTGACAGACGGGCTCGCAAAGAAGCTCCCGAGGCTAGCCAGCTTCGTCCTTCCAGGAGGGACCCCTACGGGGGCCATGCTCCACCTCGCCCGCTCTGTCTGCAGGAGGGCCGAGAGGAGGATGGTCGCCGCCTCTGCCGTCGAGAAGATGAACCCAGAGCTGGTCCCGTTCTTCAACAGACTCTCGTCCTTCCTCTTCAACGCCTCCCGTTGGGAGAACAGGAAGTCGGGAAAGAAGGAAGAGACTTGGAAGCCTAGGCCAGGTTGA
- a CDS encoding aldehyde dehydrogenase, whose translation MQTEAVPDYEMFVGGAWVPSHSGRRYPVFNPATGRVLGHVPKGDPEDARAAVDSARRAFEDPSWREIDPSKRGRLLYKVAQSLRERLADLAKLETLNNGKPLGQAKGDVAMAARHFEYFAGLADKIQGSTIPVPGKRLDYTVKEPLGVTAHVVPWNYPLVMAARSMAPALAAGNTVVGKPASFTPLTLLKFAELCKEAGLPDGVVNVVTGGGDEVGGALISHPDVRLTALTGSVETGTKVMGLAAENLSRVILELGGKNPNIVFADADAGKAAAAVLNGIFTNAGQMCWAGSRLLVEEEVKDALLQRLVEGANSMKLGDGLRPETAMGPLVADSQRKRVAGYVESGIEEGAKVAAGGAAPEDDGLRSGYFYRPTILDGVTRDMKVHREEIFGPVLAVTTFKGEDDAVRKANDSKYGLWAGVWTDDLRRAHSVAGKLESGIVTVNEEPVTFPQTPFGGFKSSGNSSEQGMDSVQSYVRVKNVSVNLA comes from the coding sequence ATGCAAACCGAGGCGGTCCCGGACTACGAGATGTTCGTCGGCGGAGCGTGGGTCCCCTCTCACTCGGGGAGGAGGTATCCCGTCTTCAACCCGGCCACCGGGAGGGTCCTCGGGCACGTGCCGAAGGGGGACCCCGAAGACGCGAGGGCTGCCGTGGACAGCGCCAGGCGTGCGTTCGAGGACCCTTCGTGGAGGGAGATCGACCCGAGCAAGAGGGGGAGGCTGCTGTACAAGGTCGCGCAGTCCCTGAGGGAAAGGCTGGCAGACCTCGCAAAGCTGGAGACGCTCAACAACGGCAAGCCCCTGGGCCAGGCCAAGGGGGACGTGGCCATGGCTGCGAGGCACTTCGAATATTTCGCCGGCCTCGCAGACAAGATCCAGGGGAGCACCATCCCGGTCCCGGGGAAGAGGCTCGACTACACGGTGAAGGAGCCCCTTGGGGTCACGGCCCACGTGGTCCCCTGGAACTACCCGCTGGTGATGGCCGCGAGGAGCATGGCCCCGGCGCTCGCAGCGGGGAACACCGTCGTGGGGAAGCCTGCGTCGTTCACACCACTGACGCTGCTGAAGTTCGCCGAGCTCTGCAAGGAAGCGGGGCTCCCGGACGGGGTGGTGAACGTGGTCACCGGGGGAGGGGACGAAGTCGGAGGGGCGCTGATAAGTCACCCCGACGTCAGGCTCACGGCACTCACCGGGTCGGTCGAGACGGGGACGAAGGTGATGGGGCTCGCGGCCGAGAACCTCTCACGTGTGATACTTGAGCTCGGCGGGAAGAACCCGAACATAGTCTTCGCCGACGCGGACGCCGGGAAGGCGGCGGCAGCTGTGCTCAACGGGATATTCACCAACGCCGGCCAGATGTGCTGGGCTGGTTCGCGGCTCCTGGTCGAGGAAGAAGTCAAGGACGCGCTGCTCCAGAGGCTGGTCGAAGGCGCGAACTCGATGAAGCTTGGTGACGGGCTCAGGCCGGAGACCGCCATGGGGCCGCTTGTGGCGGACTCCCAGAGGAAGCGGGTGGCAGGGTACGTCGAGTCGGGGATCGAGGAGGGGGCCAAGGTGGCTGCTGGCGGAGCCGCCCCGGAGGACGACGGGCTGAGGTCAGGTTACTTCTACAGGCCGACCATCCTGGACGGCGTCACACGGGACATGAAGGTCCACCGCGAGGAGATATTCGGCCCTGTCCTGGCGGTCACCACGTTCAAGGGGGAGGACGACGCCGTGCGGAAAGCGAACGACTCGAAGTACGGCCTCTGGGCCGGCGTCTGGACCGACGACCTGAGGAGAGCCCACAGCGTCGCGGGGAAGCTGGAGTCAGGGATAGTCACTGTCAACGAAGAGCCGGTCACGTTCCCGCAGACCCCCTTCGGCGGGTTCAAGAGCAGCGGGAACTCCTCGGAGCAGGGGATGGACTCGGTCCAGAGCTACGTGAGGGTCAAGAACGTCTCCGTCAACCTGGCCTAG
- a CDS encoding thiolase family protein translates to MKGVVVVEALRTPIGKYAGSLKSVRPDDLGALVLRRALERSGVDGKSVDDVYFGCSNQAGEDNRNVARMATLLAGIPYSVPAATVNRLCGSGLEAVNSAARVIAAGEGDVLLAGGVESMTRAPLVTLKPESGYARGGAGLVDSTIGWRFVNPAFPEDYPPLSMGETAENLAEKYKIGRLAQDEFALASHRKAVEATRSGRFKDELVPVSTKENPEGVSEDEGPRPDTSMEKLSRLKPAFREGGTVTAGNSSGINDGAAALVLMSEEKASSLGAKPMARVLGSATAGVHPSFMGIGPVHSTRKLLSRLGMSLEEFGVVELNEAFAAQVLACTAEMPGFELNKVNPNGGAIALGHPLGCSGARIATTLLHEMKRRGERYGLATMCIGVGQGISTAFELVK, encoded by the coding sequence ATGAAAGGGGTCGTCGTCGTTGAAGCTCTCAGGACCCCCATCGGCAAGTACGCCGGGTCGCTGAAGTCGGTGAGGCCGGACGACCTCGGGGCTCTCGTCCTCAGGAGGGCGCTGGAGAGGTCGGGGGTGGACGGGAAGTCCGTCGACGACGTCTACTTCGGGTGCTCCAACCAGGCGGGGGAGGACAACAGGAACGTCGCAAGGATGGCCACCCTCCTCGCAGGGATCCCCTACTCGGTCCCCGCGGCGACGGTGAACAGGCTCTGCGGGTCAGGGTTGGAGGCGGTCAACTCTGCTGCCAGGGTGATAGCGGCCGGAGAGGGAGACGTGCTCCTGGCGGGAGGGGTCGAGAGCATGACGCGGGCCCCCCTGGTGACTCTCAAGCCGGAATCCGGATACGCGAGGGGAGGCGCGGGACTGGTGGACTCGACTATCGGGTGGCGGTTCGTCAACCCGGCGTTCCCCGAAGACTACCCGCCGCTGTCCATGGGGGAGACGGCCGAGAACCTCGCCGAGAAGTACAAGATCGGGCGTTTGGCGCAGGACGAGTTCGCCCTGGCCAGCCACAGGAAGGCCGTCGAGGCGACCAGGTCGGGGCGATTCAAAGATGAACTGGTCCCGGTGAGCACGAAGGAGAACCCTGAGGGGGTGTCCGAGGACGAGGGACCCAGGCCCGACACCTCCATGGAGAAGCTCTCGAGGCTGAAGCCCGCCTTCCGCGAGGGAGGGACGGTTACGGCGGGGAACTCGTCCGGGATCAACGACGGGGCCGCGGCCCTCGTGCTGATGAGCGAGGAGAAGGCCAGCTCGCTCGGAGCGAAGCCGATGGCCAGGGTTCTGGGGTCTGCGACCGCGGGGGTCCACCCCAGCTTCATGGGGATCGGGCCTGTCCACTCGACCCGCAAGCTCCTCTCCCGGCTTGGGATGAGCCTCGAAGAGTTCGGGGTCGTGGAGCTCAACGAGGCGTTCGCGGCCCAGGTCCTCGCATGCACGGCCGAGATGCCCGGGTTCGAACTGAACAAGGTCAACCCTAACGGCGGGGCCATAGCGCTGGGGCACCCGCTCGGTTGCAGCGGCGCGCGGATAGCCACCACCCTCCTGCACGAGATGAAGCGGAGAGGGGAGAGGTATGGGCTCGCCACGATGTGCATCGGGGTCGGCCAGGGGATCTCCACCGCCTTCGAGCTCGTGAAGTAA
- a CDS encoding RHS repeat-associated core domain-containing protein has product MVNFSIRYLHEDALGSTRLVMPASIVSSFSSNYVPYGMDYAMVGEELFQYTGKLLDESTGLYYEGARYYDPTTGRFITEDSYNGTLTDPLSQNRYLYAEDNPMRYVDPTGHVMAVSTGDGGGTPYCGSDPANPQCTTTTTTTQTASSPSQTSHHTEKDIITLLTFLIYTNTPGLEIPVWLMPILAGSLGTVGALQTAIAYALLPLVIEYDVSNNAMNERVPDSLAAGTLAAATVQFVFGFFDFGASTAAGFLLAGSVGTYVELRLQEDPALDDAIYSQLESLLAES; this is encoded by the coding sequence ATGGTGAACTTCAGCATCAGGTACCTGCACGAAGACGCGCTTGGGAGCACCAGACTTGTGATGCCCGCGTCAATTGTCTCTTCCTTCAGCTCGAACTACGTCCCCTACGGGATGGACTACGCGATGGTGGGGGAGGAGCTGTTCCAGTACACAGGGAAGCTCCTCGACGAGTCGACGGGGCTCTACTACGAAGGGGCGAGGTACTACGACCCGACCACGGGGAGGTTCATCACGGAGGACTCCTACAACGGGACCCTCACGGACCCTCTCTCCCAGAACAGGTACCTCTACGCCGAAGACAACCCGATGAGGTACGTGGACCCGACTGGGCACGTGATGGCCGTCTCAACAGGGGATGGTGGGGGTACGCCGTATTGCGGTTCGGACCCGGCAAACCCGCAATGCACGACCACCACCACTACGACGCAAACGGCTTCCTCGCCCTCACAAACCAGTCACCACACGGAGAAAGACATAATCACTTTATTGACCTTCTTGATTTATACCAATACGCCAGGCCTTGAAATCCCGGTCTGGCTTATGCCTATTCTTGCTGGTTCACTTGGAACTGTTGGCGCTCTTCAAACGGCAATCGCATATGCGCTGCTGCCGTTGGTGATAGAGTATGATGTCTCAAACAATGCGATGAATGAACGCGTCCCAGACTCGTTGGCTGCAGGTACCCTCGCAGCAGCTACTGTGCAGTTTGTGTTTGGCTTCTTCGACTTTGGTGCGTCCACAGCGGCTGGTTTTCTCTTAGCGGGCAGCGTGGGCACCTACGTTGAACTTCGTCTCCAAGAGGACCCCGCCCTAGACGACGCCATCTACAGTCAGCTGGAGAGTCTACTTGCCGAGTCTTAG